The proteins below are encoded in one region of Paenibacillus albus:
- a CDS encoding ATP-binding protein has product MTRLAVVTVGVTHSGKSTFARALEQQLHHSIVIDQDNHAEFINSYYTKLRPKEGPNQLKYAVTQTIVNYAIHQTDAHLILCNSNRDREGRLQLLKNLQREGFITLLVEFDLPDHILQQRVASSERSMKIFRSASSFEEVLRRQKSDPLRDAMNKPAAEEADFMYTIRSTNDVQPTIEQINHIAIEKELERK; this is encoded by the coding sequence ATGACCAGACTAGCAGTCGTCACCGTAGGCGTAACCCATAGCGGCAAATCTACTTTCGCCCGCGCGTTAGAGCAGCAGTTGCATCACTCCATCGTGATCGATCAGGACAACCATGCTGAATTCATCAACTCTTACTACACGAAGCTTAGACCGAAGGAAGGGCCGAACCAGCTCAAATATGCCGTTACCCAAACGATCGTCAATTACGCCATCCATCAGACCGATGCCCATCTCATCCTCTGCAACTCTAATCGAGACCGGGAGGGGCGGCTGCAGCTGCTGAAGAATCTTCAGAGAGAAGGCTTCATCACTTTGCTCGTTGAATTCGATCTGCCTGATCATATTCTCCAGCAGCGAGTGGCAAGCAGCGAACGCAGCATGAAGATATTTCGCTCTGCCTCATCCTTCGAGGAGGTACTCCGCAGGCAGAAGTCAGACCCGCTTAGAGACGCTATGAATAAACCTGCAGCTGAAGAGGCCGACTTTATGTACACCATACGATCCACAAACGATGTACAACCAACGATTGAGCAGATCAACCACATTGCGATAGAGAAGGAGCTGGAGCGAAAATGA
- a CDS encoding cupin domain-containing protein, which yields MSSAQKPECKVIHTTSESQGKQGFDYMEAISAESAGSRGICMHLLTIPPGGRSKAHLHQDHETAIYVLSGKAAMWHGEQLEQYVEVEAGQFLYIPAGVPHLTYNVSDTEPCSAVIARTDPNQQESVTLLPELEGRRPI from the coding sequence ATGAGCAGCGCCCAAAAGCCGGAATGCAAAGTGATTCATACGACAAGTGAGAGTCAGGGAAAGCAAGGGTTTGATTATATGGAGGCCATCTCAGCAGAGAGCGCCGGTTCGAGAGGAATCTGTATGCATCTTCTGACCATACCGCCAGGAGGACGCAGCAAAGCGCATCTGCATCAAGATCACGAGACGGCGATCTACGTCCTCAGCGGAAAAGCGGCGATGTGGCACGGGGAGCAGCTCGAGCAATATGTCGAGGTGGAGGCAGGCCAATTTCTGTACATCCCGGCAGGCGTCCCGCATCTGACGTATAACGTCTCCGATACGGAACCGTGCTCGGCCGTTATTGCCCGTACCGACCCGAACCAGCAGGAGAGCGTAACGCTGCTTCCGGAGCTGGAGGGACGGAGGCCGATATGA
- a CDS encoding phosphotransferase family protein produces the protein MQLTEVQAFIPQLRTATAVSQIHKGFSYDGKYLIYENSDKPTYVLRTASINQSEQKRLEFETLGRIHQLGVRTSEPVEFGTIEELELCYMVLRYVVGEDALEKLPSMSTNEQYEVGVAAGRELRMMHELEASAELEQWSTRRIAKHNRQMEEYYRCGVKLPEEEAVIAFIDKHLPLLEDRPNRFQHDDFHPANLLIHHGAYAAAIDFNRYDWGDPYHDFFKIAYFSREVSIPFSIGQIDGYFDNIIPGNFWNLYALYAAMTIFGTITWTLKVVPKDINSMMDRIRTLLDDHQNFTSSMPTWYKH, from the coding sequence ATGCAACTCACCGAAGTTCAAGCATTCATCCCGCAGCTGCGTACGGCAACGGCTGTTTCTCAGATTCATAAAGGCTTCTCCTATGACGGCAAATACCTCATCTACGAGAACAGCGACAAGCCGACCTATGTGCTCCGCACGGCGTCAATCAACCAGAGCGAACAGAAACGCCTGGAGTTTGAAACGCTAGGACGCATACATCAGTTAGGCGTTAGAACTTCTGAGCCTGTAGAATTCGGCACAATCGAAGAGCTTGAGCTCTGTTACATGGTGCTGCGTTATGTGGTAGGGGAAGATGCTTTGGAGAAATTGCCATCCATGTCGACAAATGAACAGTATGAGGTGGGAGTTGCAGCTGGTCGAGAACTGCGGATGATGCATGAATTGGAAGCATCGGCCGAGTTAGAACAGTGGTCAACCCGCAGGATTGCCAAGCACAACCGTCAGATGGAGGAATATTACCGCTGCGGAGTTAAGCTCCCCGAGGAAGAGGCCGTTATTGCTTTTATCGATAAACATTTGCCGCTGCTTGAAGATCGTCCGAATCGGTTTCAGCACGATGACTTCCATCCGGCCAATCTGCTCATTCACCACGGCGCATACGCGGCGGCCATCGATTTCAATCGCTATGATTGGGGCGACCCGTATCATGACTTCTTCAAAATCGCCTATTTCAGCCGAGAAGTCAGCATTCCCTTCTCAATTGGCCAAATCGATGGATATTTTGACAACATCATTCCGGGCAACTTCTGGAACCTCTATGCGCTATATGCGGCTATGACGATATTCGGAACAATCACATGGACACTGAAGGTCGTGCCGAAGGACATTAATTCCATGATGGATCGCATCCGTACCCTTTTGGATGACCACCAAAATTTCACGAGTTCCATGCCTACCTGGTACAAACACTAG
- a CDS encoding ABC transporter substrate-binding protein, whose translation MQSGTAERYLDLYHRFAGETSIGTPIEVSLEDLADVLFCTTRNVKLILRKMEEEGLIAWQPGRGRGNRSRLVFQSERDVMLLDLARRMAQRGEYKLAFELIHKHGIGSQVKERFTDWLNHHFGYRAEVEDGKRLVDTLRMPVHYPIVTLDPGDVYFSFDAHIIRQVFDGLVALDTATGRVVPALAHAWECNSDATVWQFHLRKGVHFHNGHPLTVEDVLFTLERLRADMPHSWVLRSVLTIKAVGPRTIRIELAKPNRIFHRFMCSTTASIVPKEAVLKEGEAFWQSPVGTGPFMITEWNEGRLMLAANPSYYLGRAHLDGVEIAFMPPEHGVSSRKCWEKLLVDHNSQEQHSDMDLDSVEVLSQGCTLITWNMGRLGPQQSPLFRKAIDLLIDRKRMIEELGEERMYPAHGFRPDEHTPYRSVRYNPAEADMLLRAAGYDGTPITLFAGSSYREDTAWIQARCAEHGIPVNIRIQDGIDYKRRRNVKEADCVLYNIVLDQDEVCEVESYEQQGSFLKEHLHPEFFEWSKQQIDLALAAKTDDERRIQLGQIEERLREESYVLFLIHRKNNAAYQPGLKGITVSPLGWIDFKDVWVQSAGQVALGGGG comes from the coding sequence ATGCAGAGCGGAACAGCGGAAAGATATTTGGACTTGTATCATCGGTTTGCAGGAGAGACGTCGATTGGCACGCCAATTGAGGTATCGCTGGAGGATCTTGCGGATGTGCTATTCTGCACGACGCGCAACGTGAAACTTATCCTTCGCAAAATGGAAGAAGAAGGACTCATTGCATGGCAGCCAGGGCGGGGGCGAGGCAACCGGTCGCGGCTTGTTTTTCAGTCCGAACGGGATGTGATGCTGCTTGATCTGGCACGGAGGATGGCGCAGCGCGGTGAGTATAAGCTCGCTTTCGAGCTCATACATAAGCATGGCATCGGCTCGCAGGTGAAGGAGCGGTTCACGGACTGGCTCAATCATCATTTTGGATATCGGGCAGAAGTGGAGGATGGGAAGCGGCTCGTCGATACGCTGCGGATGCCGGTTCATTATCCCATCGTTACGCTCGATCCGGGCGATGTGTATTTCTCGTTCGATGCACATATTATCCGGCAAGTATTCGATGGATTGGTCGCTTTGGATACGGCAACCGGGCGGGTTGTCCCCGCGCTCGCACATGCTTGGGAATGCAATAGCGATGCGACGGTATGGCAGTTCCATCTGCGTAAAGGAGTTCACTTTCATAATGGACATCCGCTGACAGTGGAGGATGTTTTGTTTACGCTTGAGCGGCTGCGGGCGGATATGCCGCATAGCTGGGTGCTGCGTTCGGTTTTGACGATTAAAGCGGTAGGGCCGCGCACAATCCGTATTGAACTCGCGAAGCCGAATCGGATATTCCATCGTTTCATGTGCTCGACGACGGCTTCGATCGTACCGAAGGAAGCGGTGCTGAAGGAAGGAGAGGCGTTCTGGCAAAGCCCGGTCGGAACGGGGCCCTTCATGATTACCGAGTGGAATGAGGGCCGGTTAATGCTTGCGGCCAATCCGAGCTACTACCTTGGGAGAGCGCATCTGGATGGCGTCGAAATTGCCTTTATGCCTCCGGAGCATGGTGTTTCCTCGCGAAAATGCTGGGAGAAGCTGCTGGTGGATCATAACAGTCAAGAGCAGCATTCGGATATGGATTTGGATTCGGTTGAGGTTCTCAGCCAAGGCTGCACGCTCATTACATGGAACATGGGGCGGCTAGGTCCTCAGCAGTCGCCGCTCTTTCGCAAAGCGATCGATCTGCTGATCGACCGGAAGCGGATGATTGAGGAGCTTGGCGAAGAACGGATGTATCCGGCGCACGGATTCCGTCCGGATGAGCATACGCCGTACCGGAGTGTGCGGTATAATCCTGCTGAAGCGGATATGCTGCTGCGTGCGGCAGGGTACGATGGGACGCCGATTACGTTGTTCGCAGGAAGCAGCTATCGGGAGGATACAGCATGGATTCAGGCTCGTTGCGCGGAGCATGGGATTCCGGTCAACATACGAATACAGGATGGCATCGATTATAAAAGGCGGAGAAATGTCAAAGAAGCGGATTGCGTGCTGTACAACATCGTGCTGGATCAAGACGAGGTGTGCGAGGTTGAGTCCTACGAGCAGCAAGGGAGCTTCTTGAAGGAGCATCTCCATCCTGAATTCTTCGAATGGTCCAAGCAACAGATTGACCTCGCGCTGGCTGCAAAGACTGATGACGAGCGGCGCATCCAGCTCGGACAGATCGAGGAGCGGCTTCGCGAGGAATCCTATGTGCTGTTCCTCATTCACCGGAAGAACAATGCGGCTTACCAGCCGGGGCTGAAAGGAATTACAGTATCGCCGCTTGGCTGGATCGACTTCAAGGATGTGTGGGTGCAGAGCGCGGGGCAAGTGGCCCTTGGCGGGGGAGGCTGA
- a CDS encoding VOC family protein has protein sequence MTLKHVGSIFIPVSSLEQSIAWYTERLGLVCRGIEDWGGGSRGATLFFQPHPEHAALLSLAERMEPIQTEDFPRFNFQCDDAETLHAELQATNGRVTELELWDSEWNHHVLFDVFDPDGNRINIIQVTPHAQIAKS, from the coding sequence ATGACATTGAAACACGTTGGCAGTATCTTCATCCCTGTGAGCAGCTTGGAGCAGTCGATTGCGTGGTACACGGAACGGCTAGGGCTTGTATGCCGCGGCATCGAGGATTGGGGCGGAGGCAGCCGAGGGGCGACGTTATTCTTCCAGCCGCATCCGGAGCATGCAGCGCTTCTAAGCTTAGCTGAACGGATGGAACCGATTCAGACGGAAGATTTTCCAAGATTCAATTTCCAGTGTGACGATGCAGAGACGCTTCATGCTGAATTACAAGCAACCAACGGCCGAGTGACCGAACTCGAGTTATGGGATTCGGAATGGAATCATCATGTGCTGTTCGATGTGTTCGATCCGGATGGCAACCGAATTAATATCATTCAGGTGACGCCGCATGCACAAATCGCCAAATCCTAG
- a CDS encoding family 78 glycoside hydrolase catalytic domain — MWHASWIWGSGEESPRNEWRCFRKSFHYEAAVSSNTTVKLTADSRYVLYVNGVQVGRGPVRSWPFELAYDEYEIGHLLRAGSNTIAVLVLHYGVATFQYLRGRGGLLLQAASTTEDGTERIIAATDSSWTTAVHDGYDARSSRISCQLAFAERYDARSLNDTWTEIAFDDSVWESAVVIGNAGMAPWTSLVPRDIPYLTEEPIYPARVEEMNFVKPAAWNAVFDVRTLLIPESVNHANPTSFVGFMATVVTLSEAATFTIGSVDNGRIPLRVSIDGKWLDAADYYGENPQQFVKAELSAGEHFLLFNLSRGSHGHGYHLGLHADVSFEVRSPLEGKNGAAASSVPFAAIGAFDWAEHIDHQPDSPMRKEQPEHDAMLGVGSAEQLLREFPEWVREVPEELFTRTDVYGESVWHVVEQPQPVPVQLQQAVLASGNSAVVPVHAELDTELVIDFGRELSGYIAFEVDAAEGTIIDGYGFEFMRDGWRQHTYELDNTFRYTCREGRQSYVSVVRRGLRYLAITVRGASRPVKLVEVKLLQSNFPVANVGVFQSSNAMLNEIWRVSRDTTRLCMEDTFVDCPAFEQTYWVGDARNASLINYYAFGDAAIVERCLRLVPGSSFQSPLYGDQVPSGWSSVIPNWTFFWITACLEHYQYTGNEQFARDMWPHVRFTLEHYLEHIDERGLLCKRGWNLLDWANFEQPGDGVVTPQNMFLVKSLRDAAAFASAAGDEAGGSVLLERASMLRSAINAQLWDEDRAAYLDCIHNDGRPSATVSMQTQVIAMLCDIAEGDRAEVLDRYVVEPPAHFVQIGSPFMSFFYYEALAKLGHQDTMTADILHQYGAMINNGATSVWEVYPTSGITHNPKMLTRSHCHAWSAGPAFFLGAEVLGVRGASPGWTKVSIAPKPVGLSWARGSVPLPGSGRIDVSWTLDTAANVMKLRVVAPQRVELSYEQPGGYELEIEEVRIG; from the coding sequence ATGTGGCATGCATCATGGATTTGGGGTTCAGGAGAAGAAAGCCCGCGTAACGAATGGCGTTGTTTCCGCAAGAGCTTTCATTATGAGGCAGCGGTAAGCAGCAATACGACCGTCAAGCTGACGGCAGATTCTCGCTATGTGCTTTATGTCAATGGCGTGCAGGTTGGACGCGGACCGGTTCGGTCCTGGCCGTTCGAGCTTGCTTATGATGAATATGAGATCGGGCATCTATTGAGAGCCGGCAGCAACACGATTGCCGTGCTTGTGCTTCATTACGGCGTCGCGACTTTCCAATATTTGCGCGGCAGAGGCGGCTTGCTTCTGCAAGCGGCTTCGACTACGGAGGATGGTACCGAGCGTATTATCGCTGCAACGGACTCGAGCTGGACAACTGCTGTGCATGACGGTTATGACGCGCGTTCATCGCGTATTTCGTGCCAGCTTGCTTTTGCCGAGCGCTATGATGCCAGGAGCTTGAACGATACGTGGACGGAAATAGCGTTCGACGATTCTGTATGGGAATCAGCTGTCGTCATCGGCAATGCCGGCATGGCGCCTTGGACAAGCCTAGTCCCGCGAGACATTCCTTATCTGACTGAGGAGCCGATCTATCCTGCCCGCGTAGAAGAAATGAACTTCGTGAAGCCGGCTGCTTGGAATGCGGTGTTCGACGTTCGGACGCTGCTCATTCCAGAGAGCGTCAACCATGCGAATCCAACTTCTTTCGTTGGGTTTATGGCGACGGTAGTAACGCTGTCCGAGGCAGCGACGTTCACAATCGGCAGCGTGGACAATGGCAGAATTCCGTTACGGGTAAGCATAGATGGAAAATGGTTGGATGCCGCTGACTACTATGGCGAGAATCCGCAGCAGTTCGTTAAGGCGGAGCTTTCAGCGGGCGAGCATTTCCTGCTGTTTAATCTGAGTCGAGGCTCGCATGGCCATGGTTATCACCTTGGCTTACACGCGGATGTATCGTTCGAGGTTCGCTCTCCGCTTGAAGGTAAGAATGGCGCGGCTGCAAGCTCCGTTCCGTTCGCCGCAATCGGAGCGTTCGACTGGGCCGAGCACATCGACCATCAGCCGGATTCCCCTATGCGTAAAGAGCAGCCGGAGCATGACGCCATGTTAGGTGTTGGTTCAGCCGAGCAGCTGCTGCGCGAATTCCCGGAATGGGTTCGCGAGGTCCCCGAGGAGCTGTTCACTCGTACCGATGTGTACGGCGAGTCCGTATGGCATGTCGTAGAGCAGCCGCAGCCTGTGCCGGTTCAATTGCAGCAAGCCGTGCTTGCGAGCGGCAACTCCGCTGTCGTGCCTGTACATGCAGAGCTGGACACTGAGCTCGTTATTGATTTTGGCCGGGAGCTGTCCGGTTATATAGCCTTCGAGGTCGATGCGGCTGAAGGCACGATCATCGACGGCTACGGCTTCGAATTCATGCGCGATGGCTGGCGCCAGCATACGTACGAGCTGGACAATACGTTCCGCTACACATGCCGTGAAGGCAGACAATCTTACGTATCCGTCGTTCGCCGCGGTCTGCGGTACTTGGCGATTACGGTACGCGGTGCCTCGCGTCCAGTGAAGCTTGTGGAAGTGAAGCTGCTGCAAAGCAATTTCCCTGTCGCAAATGTCGGCGTGTTCCAATCCAGCAATGCGATGCTGAATGAGATTTGGCGAGTGAGTCGTGACACAACACGCCTCTGTATGGAAGATACGTTCGTGGACTGCCCTGCCTTCGAGCAGACGTACTGGGTCGGGGATGCACGCAATGCTTCATTGATTAACTATTATGCTTTTGGCGATGCAGCTATCGTTGAGCGCTGCTTGCGGCTTGTTCCCGGTTCTTCGTTCCAATCGCCGCTCTACGGCGATCAGGTGCCAAGCGGCTGGAGCAGCGTTATTCCGAACTGGACGTTCTTCTGGATTACCGCTTGCCTGGAGCATTATCAATATACGGGCAATGAACAGTTCGCGCGGGATATGTGGCCGCATGTCCGGTTCACGCTTGAGCATTACTTAGAGCATATTGATGAGCGCGGACTGCTCTGCAAGCGGGGCTGGAATCTGCTTGACTGGGCGAATTTCGAGCAGCCTGGCGACGGCGTCGTCACTCCGCAAAATATGTTCCTCGTCAAGTCGCTCCGCGACGCCGCTGCTTTTGCCTCGGCTGCAGGGGATGAGGCTGGCGGTTCTGTTCTGCTGGAGCGAGCGTCGATGCTTCGCAGCGCGATCAACGCACAGCTGTGGGATGAGGACCGCGCGGCCTATCTGGACTGCATCCACAATGATGGACGTCCGTCCGCGACGGTGAGTATGCAAACGCAAGTGATTGCGATGCTTTGCGACATTGCGGAAGGCGATCGCGCTGAGGTGCTGGATCGTTACGTCGTCGAGCCACCGGCTCATTTTGTCCAGATCGGCAGCCCGTTCATGTCCTTCTTCTATTACGAGGCACTCGCGAAGCTTGGGCATCAGGACACGATGACGGCAGATATTCTGCACCAATACGGGGCGATGATCAATAACGGCGCGACAAGTGTCTGGGAAGTGTATCCGACGAGCGGCATTACGCATAATCCCAAGATGCTGACGCGCAGCCATTGCCATGCTTGGTCCGCTGGACCGGCGTTCTTCCTCGGTGCCGAAGTACTCGGCGTACGCGGCGCAAGCCCAGGCTGGACGAAGGTGTCCATCGCACCGAAGCCGGTCGGCCTATCTTGGGCGCGCGGAAGCGTTCCGCTGCCAGGCAGCGGACGTATTGACGTAAGTTGGACGCTCGATACTGCGGCGAACGTCATGAAGCTTCGCGTTGTAGCACCGCAGCGTGTTGAGCTGTCGTATGAGCAGCCGGGAGGCTATGAGTTGGAAATTGAAGAGGTTCGAATCGGGTAA
- a CDS encoding MFS transporter — translation MKASLGIRWNNPFRSAPVPKERQLGKEAIVALIIHGCFQFGASMSGLFLNLYLWRLTQDLAVNGFYNMIVFLFTPVAFALGGWITKRKDRMVTYRLGILTIAIFYLVVVIAQEKVAEWYMLFAIFQGMASGFYWTGYLVLQYDVSTETNRIRFLAVNMIVFNAAGLVGPALAGFVIRLNEGLQGYIITFVFAFIMFVLASIISLRIPTVPTHHRVYHLNLMGLVMRKNAVWVKGLASFFVLGLFQGIMLFLPNILLYQTVGREDWVGYFGVFFASLTVATGYIISRKAKKEQVRKYVLFSTTGILCGAVFLLYDVTTWTVVIFMMMFSICNPLAVNTLTSYYYRLIGTLPLKGQLKVESVVMREAFLNAGRILSITLLLCFSKNLDSIWLPVVLTGSAAMQYVLFWLIRE, via the coding sequence ATGAAGGCAAGTCTCGGAATTCGATGGAACAACCCGTTTAGAAGCGCTCCTGTACCGAAGGAACGCCAGCTCGGCAAAGAAGCGATCGTTGCGCTTATCATTCACGGCTGCTTTCAATTCGGCGCTTCAATGTCCGGTTTGTTTCTGAATTTGTATCTGTGGCGCCTCACGCAGGATCTTGCGGTTAACGGGTTCTACAACATGATCGTATTCTTATTCACGCCAGTCGCCTTCGCTCTCGGCGGATGGATTACGAAACGTAAGGATAGGATGGTTACCTATCGTCTCGGCATCCTGACCATTGCTATATTTTATCTGGTAGTCGTCATCGCACAGGAGAAGGTAGCGGAATGGTACATGCTGTTCGCGATTTTCCAGGGGATGGCGAGCGGCTTCTATTGGACCGGTTATCTCGTCTTGCAATATGATGTGTCGACGGAGACGAACCGGATACGTTTTCTCGCGGTTAATATGATTGTCTTTAACGCTGCCGGGCTTGTGGGACCTGCGCTTGCCGGGTTCGTCATTCGGTTGAATGAAGGGCTTCAGGGCTACATCATTACGTTTGTTTTCGCTTTTATCATGTTCGTACTCGCTTCTATTATCAGCTTACGAATCCCGACCGTTCCAACGCATCATCGCGTCTACCATCTGAATTTAATGGGACTCGTTATGCGGAAGAACGCGGTGTGGGTAAAAGGGTTGGCATCGTTTTTCGTGCTTGGCTTATTTCAAGGTATTATGTTGTTTCTGCCGAATATATTACTCTATCAAACCGTTGGACGAGAGGACTGGGTCGGCTACTTCGGCGTCTTCTTCGCCTCGCTGACGGTTGCAACCGGCTATATCATCTCGCGAAAAGCGAAGAAGGAGCAGGTGCGGAAGTACGTGCTGTTCTCGACAACCGGCATTCTGTGCGGAGCGGTATTCCTGCTCTACGACGTGACGACGTGGACAGTGGTGATCTTCATGATGATGTTCTCGATCTGCAACCCGCTCGCGGTCAACACGCTGACTTCTTACTATTACAGGCTGATCGGAACGCTTCCGCTGAAGGGTCAGCTGAAGGTGGAGTCGGTCGTTATGCGCGAGGCGTTTCTGAATGCGGGACGGATACTGTCGATCACGCTGCTGCTGTGCTTCTCCAAGAACCTCGACTCTATCTGGCTGCCGGTTGTGCTGACAGGCTCGGCTGCAATGCAATATGTGTTGTTCTGGTTAATACGAGAATAA
- a CDS encoding Rieske (2Fe-2S) protein, with product MSTKTDWIQAGNVAELREKGATVVRGGIAVFSHEDQIFAVDNRCPHLGFPLHMGSLCDGILTCHWHHARFDVCSGGTLDPWADDVPSYEVKIEDEQVYVNPRPRTSNHIEKYKDRLMEGLQQNISIVIAKAVVGLVEANVSDAEIARIGIQFGTENGSGWNSGLTILTAMVRIIPKLDKQGRILALYQGLVHVARNSSGRSSRHLLGALPSADVTFERLAGWYRNCIEVRDTQGAEKLVITAIEKGMSVEKIADMMLIAATDHFYLDGGHVFDFHNKAFEALELAENGQEKRILTSLLHMMGNPTRSEEQHHWQAPVNLVEPIQEAVRQLAEQGSGEGERRSESVKANQDEGFILEQLLSEQPLQTIELVRDLLLEGMAPAKLAQLVTLAAAERVVRFHTQNDFRDWVAVLHTFTYSHAVHERLLRSEEPLLQRAIFHGAISVYLDRFLNVPAAKRPKAAASSDNAVVAGDTNELLQLLDQRQQVDRAAQWAANYLANGGEVAALLNTLGAALLREDAEFHTFQMYEAAVAEYERWSARQDAFALRAQETMLLACTRYLAAHAPTARELPHTAQIAWRLHRGERLFEE from the coding sequence ATGAGTACGAAGACAGATTGGATTCAGGCCGGCAACGTCGCGGAATTGCGGGAAAAGGGTGCTACCGTCGTTCGAGGGGGCATTGCGGTGTTCTCCCATGAGGACCAAATCTTCGCCGTCGATAACCGCTGTCCGCATCTTGGTTTTCCACTTCATATGGGCAGCTTGTGCGATGGGATCTTGACCTGCCACTGGCATCATGCACGGTTTGACGTATGCAGCGGCGGAACCCTTGATCCATGGGCGGACGATGTACCGTCCTATGAGGTGAAGATCGAAGACGAGCAAGTCTATGTGAACCCGCGGCCGAGAACGTCGAATCATATTGAGAAATATAAAGATCGGTTAATGGAAGGCTTGCAGCAAAATATTAGCATCGTCATCGCCAAAGCCGTCGTCGGCCTCGTTGAAGCGAATGTGTCAGATGCGGAAATCGCGCGTATTGGCATACAGTTCGGCACCGAGAACGGCAGCGGATGGAACTCGGGACTGACGATTCTGACGGCGATGGTCCGCATCATTCCGAAGCTCGATAAGCAGGGGCGGATCTTGGCGCTCTATCAGGGGCTTGTTCATGTCGCACGGAACAGCTCCGGCCGCAGTAGCCGCCATTTGCTAGGGGCGCTGCCGTCAGCGGACGTAACCTTCGAAAGGCTGGCCGGCTGGTACCGTAACTGCATCGAAGTGAGGGACACGCAAGGGGCGGAGAAGCTGGTCATTACCGCGATCGAAAAAGGAATGAGCGTGGAGAAGATCGCAGATATGATGCTCATTGCCGCGACAGATCACTTCTATCTCGACGGAGGTCATGTGTTCGATTTCCACAACAAAGCGTTTGAAGCGCTTGAGCTTGCCGAGAACGGACAGGAGAAGCGGATCTTGACGTCGCTGCTGCACATGATGGGCAACCCGACTCGGAGCGAGGAGCAGCATCATTGGCAAGCTCCGGTTAATCTGGTCGAGCCGATTCAAGAGGCAGTTCGTCAGCTGGCGGAGCAAGGCAGTGGTGAAGGAGAACGCAGGAGCGAAAGCGTGAAGGCGAATCAGGATGAGGGGTTCATCCTCGAACAGCTGCTTAGCGAGCAGCCGCTCCAAACCATAGAGCTCGTAAGAGATTTGTTGTTAGAAGGCATGGCTCCGGCTAAGCTGGCTCAGCTCGTAACGCTTGCCGCAGCGGAGCGGGTCGTGCGCTTCCATACGCAGAACGACTTCCGCGATTGGGTCGCGGTGCTGCATACGTTCACGTATTCGCATGCCGTGCATGAGCGGCTGCTGCGCTCGGAAGAACCGCTGCTGCAGCGGGCAATCTTCCACGGGGCGATCAGCGTCTATCTCGATCGCTTCTTGAATGTTCCGGCGGCGAAGCGCCCGAAAGCGGCGGCAAGCAGCGATAATGCTGTGGTTGCTGGGGATACGAATGAGCTGCTCCAACTGCTCGATCAGCGCCAGCAGGTGGATCGCGCGGCGCAATGGGCGGCGAATTATCTTGCAAACGGTGGGGAGGTAGCGGCGCTTCTGAACACGCTTGGCGCTGCACTGCTTCGCGAGGATGCAGAGTTCCATACGTTCCAAATGTACGAGGCGGCTGTTGCGGAATATGAGCGCTGGTCGGCAAGGCAGGATGCTTTTGCGCTTCGCGCGCAGGAGACGATGCTGCTCGCATGCACGCGCTACTTAGCTGCGCATGCGCCGACAGCGCGCGAGCTCCCGCACACGGCGCAGATCGCGTGGCGACTGCATCGCGGAGAACGGTTATTCGAGGAGTAA